A genome region from Nocardia sp. NBC_01730 includes the following:
- the hydA gene encoding dihydropyrimidinase: MTRTFIHGGTVVSSTGSQPLDVLVDGETIVAVLQPGATALGADLTESAEVVIDATGKYVIPGGVDGHTHMQMPFGGTEASDTFETGTRAAAWGGTTTIIDFVVQKPGERLQDTLGAWHRKAAGQCAVDYGFHQIIGEVNDESLKGMSELVAEGVTSFKLFMAYPGVFYSTDGQILRAMQSAGDLGALLMMHAENGIAIDVLVEQAIARGDTAPYFHGTTRPWQMEEEATHRAIMLAHLTGAPLYVVHVSAEQALAQIAAARGNGQNVFGETCPQYLYLSLEQQLGAPGFEGAKWVCSTPLRSRAEGHQDELWRYLRTGDVATVSTDHCPFCMKDQKEMGLGDFSKIPNGIGGVEHRMDLMFQGVKAGRIALERWVDVCCTTPARMFGMYPRKGVISPGADADIVLYDPNGHTSIGLGKTHHMNMDYSAYEGFEIDGHVDTVLSRGRVIVDDGTYLGSAGHGRFVKRELSQNLF, encoded by the coding sequence ATGACGCGCACCTTCATCCACGGCGGCACGGTGGTCTCGTCCACCGGATCGCAACCGCTCGACGTACTGGTCGACGGCGAGACCATCGTCGCCGTCCTGCAACCCGGCGCCACCGCGCTCGGCGCGGACCTCACGGAATCGGCCGAGGTCGTGATCGACGCGACCGGCAAGTACGTGATCCCCGGTGGCGTGGACGGCCACACCCACATGCAGATGCCCTTCGGTGGCACCGAGGCATCCGACACCTTCGAAACCGGCACCCGCGCCGCCGCCTGGGGCGGCACCACCACAATCATCGATTTCGTCGTCCAGAAACCGGGCGAGCGGCTGCAGGACACGCTCGGCGCCTGGCACCGGAAGGCGGCGGGACAGTGCGCGGTCGACTACGGCTTCCATCAGATCATCGGTGAGGTCAACGACGAATCCTTGAAGGGGATGAGCGAATTGGTGGCCGAAGGGGTCACCAGCTTCAAACTCTTCATGGCCTACCCCGGTGTCTTCTACTCCACCGACGGCCAGATCCTGCGGGCCATGCAGTCCGCCGGTGACCTCGGGGCGCTGCTCATGATGCACGCCGAGAACGGGATCGCTATCGACGTACTTGTCGAACAGGCGATCGCGCGCGGGGACACCGCTCCGTACTTCCACGGCACGACCAGGCCGTGGCAGATGGAGGAGGAAGCCACCCATCGTGCGATCATGCTGGCCCACCTGACCGGTGCGCCACTGTACGTCGTGCACGTCTCGGCCGAGCAGGCGCTCGCGCAGATCGCCGCCGCGCGCGGCAACGGCCAGAACGTGTTCGGCGAGACCTGCCCGCAGTATCTGTATCTCTCGCTCGAACAGCAGTTGGGCGCACCGGGTTTCGAGGGGGCCAAATGGGTGTGCTCGACGCCGCTGCGGTCCAGGGCCGAAGGACATCAGGACGAGCTGTGGCGCTACCTGCGCACCGGCGACGTCGCCACCGTCAGCACCGACCACTGCCCGTTCTGTATGAAAGACCAGAAGGAGATGGGCCTAGGCGATTTCAGCAAGATCCCGAACGGGATCGGTGGCGTCGAGCACCGGATGGACCTGATGTTCCAGGGCGTCAAGGCCGGACGGATCGCACTGGAACGCTGGGTCGATGTCTGCTGCACCACACCGGCTCGGATGTTCGGCATGTACCCGCGCAAGGGCGTGATCAGCCCGGGCGCGGACGCCGACATCGTGCTCTACGACCCCAACGGTCACACCAGCATCGGGCTCGGCAAGACCCATCACATGAACATGGACTACTCGGCCTATGAGGGCTTCGAGATCGACGGTCATGTCGACACGGTGCTGTCCCGCGGCCGGGTGATCGTCGACGACGGCACGTACCTCGGTAGCGCGGGGCACGGCCGGTTCGTCAAACGTGAACTGTCGCAGAATCTATTCTGA